The Micromonospora sp. NBC_00421 genome contains a region encoding:
- a CDS encoding HAD-IA family hydrolase gives MSHPPSTIEASTVPARPGPIRAVVFDLDGVVVDSSAVMRQAFSVAYAEVVGTGPAPFEEYNKHMGRYFPDIMRLMGLPLEMEEPFVRESYRLAHRVPLFPGVRETLEELSGRGIRMAIATGKSGPRARSLLDLLGVLHLFDHVIGSDEVPRPKPAPDIVLRALDLLGVPPRQAMMVGDAITDLTSGRDAGVTTVATTWHGGDVEDLLAAAPDLVARKPEELLAHCPAVPAA, from the coding sequence ATGAGCCATCCGCCGTCCACCATCGAGGCCAGCACGGTCCCGGCGCGACCGGGCCCGATCCGGGCGGTCGTCTTCGACCTCGACGGGGTCGTGGTCGACAGTTCGGCAGTGATGCGTCAGGCGTTCAGCGTCGCCTACGCCGAGGTGGTCGGGACGGGTCCCGCGCCGTTCGAGGAGTACAACAAGCACATGGGGCGGTACTTCCCGGACATCATGCGGCTGATGGGGCTGCCGCTGGAGATGGAGGAGCCCTTCGTCCGGGAGAGCTACCGGCTCGCCCACCGGGTGCCGCTCTTCCCGGGAGTCCGGGAGACGCTGGAGGAGCTGTCCGGGCGGGGCATCAGGATGGCGATCGCCACCGGCAAGAGCGGCCCCCGGGCCCGTTCGCTGCTCGACCTGCTCGGTGTGCTCCACCTGTTCGACCACGTGATCGGCTCGGACGAGGTGCCCCGTCCGAAGCCGGCGCCGGACATCGTGCTGCGGGCACTGGACCTGCTCGGCGTACCCCCGCGGCAGGCGATGATGGTCGGTGACGCGATCACCGACCTGACCAGCGGCCGGGACGCCGGGGTGACGACGGTCGCCACCACCTGGCACGGCGGGGACGTCGAGGACCTGCTGGCCGCCGCCCCCGACCTGGTCGCGCGCAAGCCGGAGGAACTGCTCGCCCACTGCCCGGCCGTGCCCGCCGCCTGA
- a CDS encoding 3-dehydroquinate synthase family protein, with the protein MNPTRADGPDPTATRVDVVLGDRSYPVLVGPGIRHQLPEEVARIGARRVVVVSARPPEWTPDPGVPHRVVPARDGEHDKTLSTVEHLCRAFADFGLTRADAVVSCGGGTTTDVVGLAAGLYHRGISVIHLPTSLLAQVDASVGGKTAVNLPEGKNLVGVYWQPRAVLCDTEQLDTLPAVEWRNGYGEIARAHFIGAGELRDRPVTEQITACVALKARVVAADERDAGPRHILNYGHTLGHALERATDFLLRHGEAVGIGTVFAGRLAGLLGRIPVERVDEHHEVVAGYGLDTGLPAGVDHDGLLAFMRRDKKSTSGLSFVLDGPTGPELVADVDEAAVRAALATM; encoded by the coding sequence ATGAACCCCACCCGCGCCGACGGTCCCGACCCGACCGCCACCCGCGTCGACGTCGTCCTCGGCGACCGGAGCTACCCGGTGCTCGTCGGCCCGGGGATCCGCCACCAGCTGCCGGAGGAGGTGGCGCGCATCGGTGCGCGCCGGGTCGTGGTGGTCTCCGCCCGGCCACCGGAGTGGACCCCGGATCCTGGGGTGCCGCACCGCGTCGTGCCGGCCCGCGACGGCGAGCACGACAAGACGCTGTCCACAGTGGAACACCTGTGCCGGGCGTTCGCCGACTTCGGCCTGACCCGCGCGGACGCGGTGGTCTCCTGCGGTGGCGGCACCACGACCGACGTGGTCGGGCTGGCCGCCGGCCTCTACCACAGGGGGATCTCGGTGATCCACCTGCCGACCTCGCTGCTGGCCCAGGTGGACGCCAGCGTCGGCGGCAAGACCGCGGTGAACCTTCCCGAGGGCAAGAACCTGGTCGGCGTCTACTGGCAGCCCAGGGCGGTGCTCTGCGACACCGAGCAGCTCGACACCCTGCCCGCCGTGGAGTGGCGCAACGGCTACGGGGAGATCGCCCGGGCCCACTTCATCGGGGCCGGGGAGCTGCGCGACCGCCCGGTGACCGAGCAGATCACCGCGTGCGTGGCGCTCAAGGCGCGGGTGGTGGCCGCCGACGAGCGCGACGCCGGCCCGCGGCACATCCTGAACTACGGCCACACCCTGGGCCACGCGTTGGAACGCGCCACCGACTTCCTGCTGCGCCACGGTGAGGCGGTCGGAATCGGCACGGTGTTCGCCGGTCGGCTGGCCGGCCTGCTGGGCCGGATCCCGGTGGAGCGGGTCGACGAGCACCACGAGGTGGTCGCCGGCTACGGCCTCGACACCGGCCTGCCCGCCGGGGTGGACCACGACGGCCTGCTGGCGTTCATGCGGCGGGACAAGAAGTCCACCTCGGGCCTGTCCTTCGTCCTCGACGGGCCGACCGGTCCGGAACTGGTCGCCGACGTCGACGAGGCCGCCGTCCGGGCCGCCCTCGCCACCATGTGA
- a CDS encoding Gfo/Idh/MocA family protein — translation MTVPSSTATPGQVRVAVAGLGWAGREIWLPRLALHPRFEVTAVVDPDPAARDRARAARWVPSAYADVDEVPADTVDLVVVAVPNHLHAGVAARLLRRGVPVFLEKPVCLSSAEAEQLAEAEEAGGAVLLAGSAARYRADVRALVEAAADLGAIRHVDVAWVRARGVPDAGGWFTRRELAGGGALVDLGWHLLDTVLPLLGPSPVVHAVGSVSDDFVNHDDAAAAWRGTAAATGRARGDVEDTARAFLLNADGASASVHACWASHEARDRTTITVHGIAGSVTLHCTFGFSPHREPTPVLTRTRDGETVRLPLPVEPIGAEYDSQLDVLPELLAAQTCRGAAADARRTIDVIERIYRCARPTAPTYALAGTLDR, via the coding sequence ATGACAGTGCCGTCGTCGACCGCGACGCCGGGGCAGGTCCGGGTCGCCGTGGCCGGCCTCGGCTGGGCCGGACGGGAGATCTGGCTGCCCCGGCTCGCCCTGCACCCGCGCTTCGAGGTCACCGCAGTGGTGGACCCCGACCCGGCGGCGCGCGACCGGGCCCGCGCCGCCCGGTGGGTGCCGTCCGCGTACGCCGACGTCGACGAGGTCCCCGCCGACACCGTCGACCTGGTGGTCGTCGCCGTGCCGAACCACCTGCACGCGGGCGTGGCGGCCCGGTTGCTGCGCCGGGGCGTACCGGTCTTCCTGGAGAAGCCGGTCTGCCTCAGCTCCGCCGAGGCGGAGCAGTTGGCCGAGGCCGAAGAGGCCGGCGGGGCGGTGCTGCTCGCCGGTAGCGCCGCCCGCTACCGGGCGGACGTCCGGGCGCTGGTCGAGGCCGCGGCCGACCTGGGTGCCATCCGCCACGTCGACGTGGCCTGGGTACGGGCGCGCGGCGTGCCCGACGCCGGTGGCTGGTTCACCCGGCGGGAGTTGGCCGGTGGCGGAGCCCTGGTCGACCTCGGCTGGCACCTGCTCGACACGGTGCTGCCGCTGCTCGGCCCGTCCCCGGTGGTCCATGCCGTGGGCAGCGTCTCGGACGACTTCGTCAACCACGACGACGCCGCCGCGGCCTGGCGGGGCACGGCCGCGGCGACCGGCCGGGCCCGTGGCGACGTCGAGGACACCGCCCGTGCGTTCCTGCTCAACGCCGACGGCGCCTCCGCCAGTGTGCACGCCTGCTGGGCCTCGCACGAGGCGCGTGACCGTACCACCATCACCGTGCACGGCATCGCGGGCTCGGTGACCCTGCACTGCACGTTCGGGTTCAGCCCCCACCGCGAACCGACGCCGGTCCTCACCCGGACCCGCGACGGCGAGACCGTCCGCCTGCCGCTGCCCGTGGAGCCCATCGGGGCCGAATACGACAGTCAGCTCGACGTGCTGCCCGAGCTGCTCGCCGCGCAGACCTGCCGGGGGGCGGCGGCCGACGCCCGCCGGACCATCGACGTCATCGAACGGATCTACCGCTGCGCCCGGCCCACCGCGCCGACGTACGCGCTGGCGGGAACCCTCGACCGGTGA